In Mastigocladopsis repens PCC 10914, a single window of DNA contains:
- a CDS encoding cation:proton antiporter, which yields MHLDHITFSLPLLATATETADSSLVLAAVLLSIVVVYLASKIGGELLSRFGLPPVLGELVGGVVVGISVLHLLVFPEGGADSSSSLVMTFLQSTAGLTPDAADAVFKAQSEVVSVLAELGVIILLFEIGLESNIKDLMAVGVQALVVAVVGVVVPFTAGTVGLMTLFSIPAVPAIFAGAALTATSIGITSKVLSELGRLNSKEGQIILGAAVIDDVLGIIVLAVVASLAKEGSVDVSKVIYLIISACSFLLGAIVLGSIFSKTFVAIAKQLKTRGGLVIPAFIFAFVMAYFAAAIQLEAILGSFAAGLVLDETDERVELQKQVIPIADMLVPIFFVTVGAKTDLGVLNPAIPSNREGLTMAIFLIVVAILGKVVTGFSVFGQPQLNRLAIGVGMIPRGEVGLVFLGIGSSIGILSKPLEAAIIMMVILTTFLAPPLLRFVFPEPKTGDIATEELILDDSPGKPLVMESPNSQETK from the coding sequence ATGCACTTAGATCACATAACCTTCTCATTACCTTTGTTGGCAACTGCAACAGAAACCGCAGATAGTTCACTAGTACTGGCAGCCGTACTGCTCAGCATAGTAGTCGTTTACCTCGCCAGCAAAATTGGTGGGGAATTATTAAGCCGTTTTGGTTTACCGCCAGTTTTGGGAGAACTGGTAGGTGGTGTAGTGGTAGGCATCTCTGTCCTACATCTGTTGGTGTTTCCAGAAGGAGGGGCAGATAGTTCTAGCTCTTTGGTCATGACCTTCCTGCAAAGCACTGCTGGTCTAACTCCAGACGCCGCTGATGCTGTGTTTAAAGCACAGTCTGAAGTCGTTTCCGTATTAGCAGAACTAGGTGTCATCATTCTGCTGTTTGAAATTGGTTTGGAATCAAACATAAAAGACTTGATGGCGGTAGGTGTCCAAGCGCTTGTGGTCGCAGTGGTCGGGGTGGTGGTACCTTTTACTGCTGGTACAGTAGGGTTGATGACTTTGTTTAGCATTCCAGCTGTACCAGCAATTTTTGCAGGTGCAGCGCTGACTGCTACGAGTATTGGTATCACTTCCAAGGTGTTGTCGGAACTGGGACGACTCAATTCAAAAGAAGGGCAAATTATTTTAGGTGCTGCTGTTATTGACGATGTACTGGGAATTATCGTTTTGGCGGTGGTAGCAAGTCTTGCAAAAGAAGGCTCAGTAGATGTAAGCAAAGTCATTTATTTGATTATTAGCGCCTGTAGTTTCCTGTTGGGCGCAATTGTGCTAGGAAGTATTTTCAGTAAGACCTTTGTCGCAATTGCTAAACAGCTAAAAACTCGTGGTGGATTAGTGATACCAGCATTCATCTTTGCTTTTGTGATGGCATACTTTGCTGCTGCCATCCAATTAGAAGCCATTTTAGGTTCTTTTGCCGCTGGTTTGGTCTTAGACGAAACGGATGAGCGTGTAGAACTGCAAAAGCAAGTTATCCCAATTGCCGATATGCTGGTGCCGATTTTTTTTGTAACTGTTGGCGCAAAAACTGATTTAGGAGTTTTAAACCCAGCCATTCCTAGCAACCGGGAAGGTCTAACGATGGCAATTTTCCTGATTGTCGTCGCCATCCTTGGTAAAGTCGTCACTGGCTTTAGTGTGTTTGGTCAACCTCAACTCAACCGTTTGGCAATTGGTGTCGGAATGATTCCCAGGGGCGAGGTCGGATTGGTATTTCTTGGTATCGGCTCCTCTATAGGTATTCTCTCGAAACCTTTGGAGGCAGCAATTATCATGATGGTCATCCTGACAACATTTTTAGCGCCTCCCCTTTTGCGGTTTGTCTTTCCAGAACCAAAAACGGGAGATATAGCAACAGAGGAACTGATTTTAGATGATTCTCCAGGAAAACCATTGGTGATGGAATCACCAAATTCTCAGGAAACGAAATAA
- a CDS encoding N-acetylmuramoyl-L-alanine amidase: MKTHWLLPGTFVTTTLLMLSSPAQAAKLQSWRFDAKQNRLEINTEGPVQPQAQLVFNPTRLVIDLPGTNFGRPQLTQSIGGAIRSVRVGQFDPQTARIVVELSPGYTLDPKQVKFEGKTASRWTVQLPTPQAEGVASSPPSPSPKAPSPKSEEVIISPQKNVYNVVTIDSETEKKPEFSKGVVVAEGTIQVESLQVTGDGFFVRSNGGNPRTHIIRSRDRKTIFMDISGATLSPNFGDRDISVNRHGVNRVEMTQLQKTPPAVRMTLRVDKDTPDWRISTSSSGVSSGLVVLPNRYAGNLPKNNYSDTSSDNSSKPVVEVPTRNSISTIESVELPATGTQLLIRADQRLSPTSTGWDRASGLYRITIPNAKLASAVKGPNFDASSPVLRVRLQQQDSRTVVIYVQPAAGVRIGQANQLSGQLLSLELQRTRSMTPPIALPTLPRPNPQPLPSRTITSNPPARNPRAPKGRVVIVVDPGHGGKDSGALGIGGIQEKNIILPIGKRVAEILQQNGVQAVLTRDSDYFVTLQGRVDIADRVNADVFVSVHANSAGADRPEVSGLETYYYDSGLSLARIVHNNILRSVNVRDRGVRKARFYVLRKSSMPSILVEAGYLTGREDAAKLSNRLYQNQMADAIARGVLQYLKQK; this comes from the coding sequence GTGAAAACCCACTGGTTACTACCTGGTACTTTTGTAACCACTACTCTGTTGATGCTATCGTCGCCAGCTCAAGCAGCGAAATTGCAATCTTGGCGTTTTGATGCCAAGCAAAACCGATTGGAAATCAATACCGAAGGTCCTGTTCAACCCCAGGCGCAACTCGTCTTCAACCCCACGCGGTTAGTTATTGATTTGCCAGGAACTAATTTTGGACGTCCGCAGTTAACGCAGTCAATAGGCGGTGCTATTCGTTCTGTTCGTGTCGGTCAGTTTGACCCACAAACAGCTCGTATAGTAGTCGAACTCAGTCCAGGTTATACCCTCGACCCAAAGCAAGTGAAATTTGAAGGGAAAACTGCCAGTCGCTGGACGGTACAATTACCAACACCACAAGCTGAGGGAGTCGCCTCCTCGCCCCCATCTCCCAGCCCAAAAGCCCCAAGCCCAAAAAGTGAAGAAGTCATCATCTCGCCGCAAAAAAATGTTTACAACGTGGTGACAATAGATTCTGAAACGGAGAAAAAACCTGAGTTCTCCAAAGGTGTTGTCGTCGCAGAAGGAACAATTCAAGTTGAGAGCCTACAAGTCACAGGGGATGGTTTCTTTGTCCGCAGCAATGGAGGGAATCCTCGGACTCACATTATTCGCAGCCGCGATCGCAAAACCATCTTCATGGACATTTCTGGTGCCACTTTGTCACCTAATTTTGGTGATCGCGACATATCTGTAAATAGGCATGGTGTCAACCGTGTTGAAATGACTCAACTCCAAAAGACACCACCTGCTGTCCGGATGACGCTACGGGTAGACAAAGATACTCCTGACTGGCGCATAAGCACAAGCAGTTCTGGTGTTTCTAGCGGTTTGGTCGTTCTACCTAATCGTTATGCGGGTAACTTGCCCAAAAATAATTATTCCGACACCTCATCAGACAATTCTTCCAAGCCTGTTGTGGAAGTACCAACACGTAACTCAATCTCTACAATTGAGTCTGTGGAACTACCTGCGACTGGTACACAACTACTCATTAGAGCAGACCAACGTCTATCTCCTACTAGCACTGGTTGGGATAGGGCTTCTGGTCTGTACCGCATCACTATTCCCAATGCTAAGTTGGCTTCTGCTGTCAAAGGTCCAAATTTTGATGCTAGTAGCCCTGTTCTGCGGGTACGCTTACAACAACAAGACTCTCGTACTGTTGTCATCTATGTCCAACCAGCAGCAGGCGTACGAATTGGGCAAGCCAACCAATTGAGCGGTCAGCTTTTGTCTTTGGAATTACAGCGTACTCGTTCAATGACACCCCCAATTGCTTTACCTACCTTACCACGACCAAACCCGCAACCTTTGCCATCAAGAACGATAACAAGCAATCCCCCAGCCCGGAATCCTCGCGCTCCTAAAGGACGAGTCGTCATCGTCGTTGACCCTGGACATGGCGGTAAAGATTCTGGAGCGCTTGGTATTGGGGGAATTCAAGAGAAAAATATTATTTTGCCTATTGGTAAAAGGGTGGCAGAGATTTTGCAGCAAAATGGCGTTCAAGCAGTGCTAACCCGCGATTCTGATTATTTCGTTACCCTTCAAGGACGGGTGGACATAGCAGATCGCGTCAATGCGGATGTCTTTGTCAGTGTCCATGCTAACTCAGCGGGTGCTGATCGTCCGGAGGTGAGTGGTTTAGAAACTTACTATTATGACAGCGGTCTGAGCCTAGCTCGCATCGTTCATAACAACATTCTTAGAAGTGTCAATGTGAGAGACCGTGGCGTACGTAAAGCCAGATTCTACGTCCTTAGAAAAAGTTCTATGCCCTCAATTTTAGTGGAGGCAGGCTATCTTACTGGTCGAGAGGACGCTGCTAAACTATCAAACCGACTGTATCAAAATCAAATGGCAGATGCGATCGCTCGTGGTGTCCTCCAGTACTTAAAGCAAAAATAA
- a CDS encoding N-acetylmuramoyl-L-alanine amidase produces MKINWLLPGTVATATIFMLMSPAQAAKLQSWRFDANQNRLEINTDGPVQPQAQLIFNPTRLVIDLPGTDHGRPQLIQPVGGAIRTVRVGQFDGQTTRIVIELTPGYTLDPKQVKFEGRTASRWMVQLPTPQVQQATPSSLNVYSVVRPDSIASKDTVVNTIEGSTQKETLVSNAEGLTQIESLRVTGDGFFVRTNGRNPRIQIFRSSDKSAINIDLLGADLSPRLLQQNVSVNRYGVKRVEFTQLKTTPPGVRMTLWVDKNSPDWRATTSSFGGLVILPNGDTRKLSRDDNDNGSLPNSDIAGSVNPRNLNPTSPASNSPSTIQSIELTVSGTQLLIKGDQPLSGNGGWDRSSGMFRITIPNAKLAAAVRGPNFDASSPVLRVRLQQQDPRTVVVYVQPAAGVRIGQLNQLTGQLLSLELQRSFSPLTPRVGLPPLPRPNPRPLPSGPMTNYPLPLPQPQMRSPVPNGQVVVMIDPGHGGKDSGAPGLGGLLEKDVVLPISTRIAAILQQQGVQVMLTRNADYFVELQGRVDMAERANASLFVSIHANSVDGRRDVNGLETYFYDSGLGLARVVHSTILQSIPTLKDRGVRKARFYVLRKSSMPSILVETGYMSGQEDNPRLGSPEYQNRMAEAIANGILLYLRQR; encoded by the coding sequence GTGAAAATCAACTGGTTATTACCTGGTACTGTTGCAACTGCCACTATCTTCATGTTAATGTCGCCAGCTCAAGCAGCGAAACTGCAATCTTGGCGGTTTGATGCCAATCAAAACCGATTAGAAATCAACACTGATGGTCCTGTTCAACCCCAGGCGCAACTCATCTTCAACCCCACGCGATTGGTTATTGATTTGCCAGGAACTGACCATGGACGTCCGCAGTTGATTCAACCAGTAGGTGGTGCAATTCGTACTGTCCGTGTCGGTCAGTTTGACGGACAAACAACTCGTATAGTCATCGAACTCACTCCGGGTTATACCCTCGACCCAAAGCAAGTGAAATTTGAAGGGAGAACTGCCAGTCGCTGGATGGTACAACTACCAACACCACAAGTGCAACAAGCCACTCCATCTTCTCTCAATGTTTATAGTGTGGTAAGACCTGACTCCATAGCTAGTAAAGACACAGTTGTCAATACTATTGAAGGGTCAACTCAAAAAGAAACACTGGTCAGCAATGCTGAAGGGTTGACTCAAATTGAGAGCCTACGCGTTACAGGTGATGGTTTCTTTGTCCGCACCAATGGCAGGAATCCTCGAATTCAGATATTTCGTAGCAGTGACAAGAGCGCTATTAACATCGATCTGTTGGGTGCAGATCTGTCACCTCGTTTATTGCAGCAGAATGTGTCGGTCAATAGGTATGGTGTGAAACGGGTTGAATTTACTCAACTAAAAACAACACCACCTGGTGTTCGCATGACGCTGTGGGTAGATAAAAATAGCCCGGACTGGCGAGCAACTACGAGCAGCTTTGGCGGTTTGGTGATTCTGCCTAATGGTGATACGAGGAAGTTGTCCAGAGATGATAATGATAATGGTTCACTTCCTAACTCAGACATAGCTGGGAGTGTAAACCCCCGAAACCTCAACCCAACTTCACCAGCCAGCAACTCACCATCTACAATTCAGTCTATAGAATTGACTGTTTCCGGTACACAACTGCTGATTAAAGGCGATCAACCTCTATCTGGTAATGGTGGTTGGGATAGGTCTTCTGGTATGTTCCGCATCACCATTCCCAATGCTAAGTTGGCTGCTGCAGTCAGAGGTCCAAATTTTGATGCTAGTAGTCCTGTCCTCCGCGTACGCTTACAACAACAAGACCCCCGTACTGTTGTCGTCTACGTCCAACCAGCAGCAGGAGTGCGAATTGGGCAACTTAACCAACTGACTGGTCAGCTTTTGTCTTTGGAATTACAACGCTCGTTTTCTCCGTTAACTCCCCGCGTTGGTTTACCTCCCTTACCACGACCAAACCCACGACCATTACCGTCAGGACCAATGACAAACTATCCCCTGCCTCTACCGCAACCACAGATGCGTTCTCCGGTGCCTAATGGACAAGTTGTCGTCATGATTGACCCCGGACACGGCGGGAAAGACTCTGGCGCTCCTGGTTTGGGTGGACTGCTGGAAAAAGATGTCGTTCTGCCCATTAGTACAAGAATAGCAGCGATATTACAGCAACAGGGCGTACAGGTGATGTTAACGCGCAATGCTGACTATTTCGTGGAACTTCAGGGACGGGTAGATATGGCAGAACGAGCAAATGCTAGTTTGTTTGTCAGCATTCACGCTAATTCTGTTGATGGTCGCCGTGACGTCAACGGGTTGGAAACTTATTTTTATGACAGCGGTTTAGGTCTGGCTCGTGTCGTCCACAGTACTATTCTCCAAAGTATCCCTACCCTCAAAGACCGAGGAGTACGCAAAGCAAGATTCTACGTTCTCAGAAAAAGTTCAATGCCCTCGATTTTAGTAGAGACAGGTTATATGAGTGGTCAGGAGGATAACCCTAGGCTGGGAAGTCCAGAATACCAAAACCGAATGGCAGAGGCAATTGCTAATGGTATACTTCTGTACCTACGGCAAAGATAA